The DNA region CTTTAAATGGAAAAATTAAACGCTCTGATTTTCAATTTGCTTTAGGTACTTCAACCATTGCTTTAAGTGATGAAATTGAACTTAATATCGAAGTAGAAGCCAATGAAAAATGATTTTTAGCTTAAAAGTTTTTCTTTTAAGCTTTGTAAATTTTGTTCTAGGTTTTTTTGATTTTCTTGCCAAACTAGTTTAAAATTTGGTTTAAAATTTTCATTTTCTAAGATAAATTCTGTATTTTTTAGCGTAGATTCTAAAAATGCAAGATGATTTAAAGCTTTATTTTTATCATTGAAAATTAAAATAAAATCATTTTCTATAATGAAAATTTTTGCTTTAAAGCGTTTTAAGATTTTTGCAATTTGTTTTAAAATGAGTTTTGTATAATTGTCTTGAGTTTCTTTTAACTCGTTAAAATGAAGCAAGGCAATAATATAATTATTCTTGCCTTTTATAAATCGTATAAGATTTTTTTCATTGGGAAGTTTGGTTAAAGTATCAAAGAAAGCTAACTTATAGACATGATTTAGTAGATAAAAACAAAAGATTAAACTTGCTAATTCAAAATATTTGATTCCAGCTCCTTTTTGAAATAAAAATTGTAAATAAGCACCAAAAAATGCTACTAAAAGATAGTATTCTTTGGATTTAAAAGTTTTAATTAAAATGAGGAAAAGACCTGTTAAGAAAAATAAAAATCCTAGCTCATTGACAGGTTTAAAAAAATTAGATGAAATAAAATGAAAATCTAAATTGGCGCTATTGAAAATTGTATTTTTAGGTAAAATTAAACTTAAAATATTTATAAAAATGATACTTGATAAGGAAATAATATTTCTTTTATTTAAGATTAAGATATGATGTTTTCCAAGACAAAATAAAGTAAAAATCATAGGTAAAAATAAAGATATAAATAAATTAGCTTGGAAAATACTTGAATAAAAATAAGGTACTTTAATACTTAATAATGTTAAAGTTAAAAAGAAAATTTTTGAATTTTTAAAATAAAAAGATAAGATTAAAGTTAAAATTTCAAAAATGAGGCTTAGTGATATTAAAAAATCAATTAAAAACATTATATAATGAATCCTTAAATTATAAAAAATAATTTTATAGAAAAAAACTTAAAAATTATTTTGTTTGAAATAATTTTATTTAAAAATTGTTTTAATTTATATTTTTGATTGTAATTTGGCATTATATTTTAAGCTTTATATGAAATTTTATAGATGCATAAAAGTAAATTAATTTATAAAATTTAAGTTTTCAAAGTGATTTTATGGGAGTTAATATATTTTAAAATTTATATTGAAACTAAAAATTTTTAATTATCTATTTAAAATAAAGTGATACAATTGTTTTCTTTGAAAAACTAATTTAAATCCAAACTATTGGCTACATGTTTTAAATGAAGGATTATTCTTATGGTTGAAATAAAAAATCTTACAATGCGTTTTACAAGTCAACTTTTATTTGAAAATGTTAATTTAAAGCTTGTACGAGGACAAAGATATGGACTTATTGGAGCTAATGGTGCAGGTAAATCTACTTTTTTAAAAATTCTTTCAGGAGATCTTGAGGCAAATAGCGGAGAGGTGATTTTTGATGAGGGTATAAAAATCGCTGTTTTAGGTCAAGATCAATTTGCTTTTGAAAATTATACTATCAAAGATGCGGTTATGTGTGCTAATAAAAGACTTTTTGATGCTCTAAAAGAAAAAGAAAAGCTTTATAAAAGCGAAGAATTTAATGATGAAATTAATGAACGTTTAAGTGAACTTGAAATGATAAGTGCTGAAGAAGACCCAAATTATGATTGTGAAACACGTTGTGAAAAAATTTTAAGTTCTTTGAAAATTAAAGATTTTAATGCTTTAATGAGTACTTTACCAAGTGCAGATAAATTTAAAGTTTTGCTTGCTCAGGTTTTATTTTTGGATGCAGATGTGCTTTTTTTAGATGAGCCCACAAATAATCTTGATTTAGATGCCATTTCTTGGCTTGAAAATGAACTTTTAAGGCATGAAGGAACTTTAGTTGTTATTTCGCATAATAGACATTTTTTAAATAAAATTTGTACTAGAATTTTAGATGTAGATTTTAAACAAATTCGTGATTTTGCTGGAAATTATGATGATTGGTATATAGCTTCAACACTTTTGGCAAAACAAGTTGAACTTAAACGCAATAAAACTTTAAAAGAAAGAGAAGAATTAGAAAATTTTATACATCGCTTTAGCGCAAATGCTTCTAAGGCAAAACAGGCTACAAGTCGTGCTAAAGCACTTGAAAAGCTTGAGCTAGAAGAGATTAAAATTTCAAGTCGTAGAGATCCTAGTATAGTATTTAGGATAAATCGCGAAATAGGTAATGAAATCTTGGAATTTAAAGGTATAAGTAAGACTTATGATAAAGATTTATTTTCAAATTTACAATTAAAAATAGAAAAAAATGATAAAATTGCTCTTATTGGACCAAATGGTGTAGGCAAATCTACTTTAGCAAAAATTATAGCTAATCTTGTTAATCCAGATCAAGGAAATTTACATTTAGGGGCAACTATAGAACTTGGATATTTTCCTCAAGATACAAGTAATTTAATTTGTGAAAATTTGAAACTTTATGAATGGCTTATGAGTGAAAAATTTAAAGATTTAGATGAAATTCGTAAGTGTTTAGGTAGAATGCTTTTTAGTGGCGCTGATCAAGAAAAAATAGTGTCAAGTTTAAGTGGAGGAGAAAAACACCGTTTGATGCTTTCTTCTTTAATGCTAAAACGTCCAAACTTTTTACTTTTGGATGAGCCAGATAATCATTTAGATCTTGAAAGCATTATTGCTCTTGGGGAGGCTTTATATAATTTTAAAGGGGTTGTACTTTGTATAAGTCATGATAGAGAATTGCTTTCTGCTTTTGCTAATAGAATTTGGTATTTAGAAAAAGGTAAACTTATAGATTTTTATGGAACTTATGAAGAGTTTTTAGGAGAAAACAATGGCTAAATTTAAAATTCAATATAGTGCAGGCTTTGGACATTATACGCAAAATCATAAGGGCTTTGGTCCTACAATTTATATAGAAGAAATCGTAGAATTTGATAATGGTAAAGATTATTTTGATTATTTAGATTTTTATAAAACTTATTCAAAGATCGATGATACTTATTTCCATATTAGTTTTTTAGAAAATAGACCTTTAAGTGATAAGGAAATTGCTATTCGCAATGAATATCGTAAATTACGTGATGAAAATTGTCAAAAAGCAAAGGAAGAATTTATAGCCAATAATGAACTTGAAGTAGAACATTTGCCAACTCATCATGATTAATTTTTTATATTCTTTAAAAAATATAAAAGAATAATATATTTTTGATAAATAAAAATATTTCTTGATAAGAATTTATATTCTTTCTATCTCATAAGGTGTAAAATTTTGACAAAAAATTTCAAATTTTTCTTTTTCTTTTTCATTAAGTTTAATATGTAATATAGCTTTTTCATTTTTAAAATCTCTTGTAAAATTGAATAAATTTATTTTTAAAAAATGTTCAAAGCGATTTAGAATTTTTAAATCAATCATAATACTAATATTTTTTTCAAATTTAAATGTAAATAATATAGAATTACGGATAAGTGTATTTGCAGCTTCATTATAAGCCCTTGCTAAACCTCCTGTGCCAAGTTTTATGCCTCCAAAATATCTTACGGTAATAAGACCCACATTAATAAGATTATGTTTTCTTAAAACATTTAAAGTTGGCATTCCTGCAGTACCTTTGGGTTCTTTATCATCACTTTTATCTTCTATGATTTGATTTAATTCATTTAAGGTGCGATAAGCATAAACAAAATGAACAGCTTTGGGATGCTTATTCTTTAAATCCTGGAATAAATTTTTAAATTCTATAAAGGGGCAAAGAAAGGATAAAAAATTCGATTTTTTAACCTCGATAGTTGCTTGAAAAATTTGGTTAACAGTTTGCATCTTTACCTTTTTTATTTAAGATTATAGCCTATGAAAACTAAAATCAATTTGATGAAATTTTTTAAATATTTAAGATTAAAAATTAAAATTGATTACAATAAATTGCTTAGCTTATAAAATTTATTTAGATTTTATGTAATTCATTTTTTATGAAAGTATTGTTGATTGTTATTTTAAGTTTAATTTTGTAAAATTTTATTTATGGAAAAAATTAAAAATTTCAAATTTGTCATTCTTTTGTTGAGTTTTGATATTTTAGCTTTATTGTATGGAATTTCAACGTTAAGTATTAGTACAGATGAGGCTAATATTTATTTTGATCAACAAAAAAATTCATTTATCTTTTCACATAATTTACTTTATTATATATCTCATTTGGGAACTTTTATTTTTGGACAAAATGATTTTGGTTTAAGACTACCTTTTTTATTTTTTCATTTTTTAAGTTGTTTGCTTCTTTATTTATTAGCTTTAAAATATACTAAAACTCAACTTGATGCTTTTTTTTCTTTATTATTATTTATTCTTTTACCTGGAACCGTTGCAAGTGCTTTATTGCTTAATGCTGCATCTTTAGTGATTTTTTTGACTCTTGCTATACTTTGTGCCTATGAATATAAAAAAAAATGGCTTTTTTATATATTATTAGTTGGAGCTTTATTTATTGATAAATCTTTTAATATTTTATTTTTAACCTTTTTCTTTTTTGGAATTTACAAAAAAAATGCTATTTTATTAACTTTATCTTTGATACTTTTTGGAATGAGTATTAGTTTTTATGGTTTTGATACAGGTGGACGTCCAAGAGGATATTTTTTAGATACTTTAGGAATTTTTGCAGCTTGTTTTTCTCCTTTGGTTTTTATATACTTTTTTTACACTATTTATCGTTTAACTTTTCAAAAACATAAAAATTTATTATGGTTTTTAATGAGTGTAACTTTTGTTTTTTGTTCTTTACTTTCTTTAAGACAAAAACTTTTTTTAGATGATTTTTTACCTTTTTGTGTTATTTGTACTCCATTACTTGTTAAAACATTGATGCAAAGTTATAGAGTGCGATTACCAGTTTTTAGATTAAAATATAAAATTTTTATAGAATGTGCTATAATTTTTTTAATATTATGTTATTTTGTAATTGTAGCTAACCAAATATTGTATTTTTTTATAAATGAACCCCAACGTCATTTTGCTAATAATTATCATTTTGTTAAAGAGTTAGCTTTAGAATTAAAAAAGGAAGGTGTTTTAGAGCTTAAAACAGAGCCAAATTTACAAAAACGATTACAATTTTATGGAATTAAAGATAGTAAGGTTGTTTATTTAAAACTTTTAAATAACAGAAAAAAAATAAATCCAAATGAAAAAATTATCAAGATAAAATTTGGAAAGTATGAAAAAATTTATCAAATTATAAATTATGATTAAAGCTTTTAGTTTTTTAGAAGTGATTTTAATGATATTAATTTTAAATATAATTTTTAGTTTAGGGAATATTTATCTAAAAAAGGATTATTTACTAGAGGGTGCTAGTCAAATTCTTAATGATATACAATATACAAGAACTTTAGCTATGATGCAAGAAAGTTTTAGAATTGATGAATTAGCAGTTGCGAAAAAAGAATGGTATAAAAGCAGATGGCAAATTTATTTTATTAAATCAGCGGCTACTAATTATGATCAAACTTATACAATTTTTTTAGATAAAAATGGTGATGGGAATGCTAATTTAGGTAAGAAAGAAGCTAATTTAGATAGGGAAATTGCTGTAGATATAGTAAATCCTAATAAATTGATGAATTCAGGTCAAAGTGGTGTTATTGATAAAGATAATGAAAGAACTACAAAAAGATTTAATATTACAAAGAGATTTGGAATAGAAAAAGTAGAATTTAAAGGATCTTGTTCAGGAGCTACTAGATTAATTTTTGATGATTTAGGAAGAGTATATTCTCCATTAAAAAATGCCAATAATATTTACGAGAAAACTTTAGCTAAAAAGAATTCAAATTGCATTATTCGATTGTCATCAAAAAAACACACTCTTTGTATACTCATAGATACACTTAGTGGTTATGCTTATATTCCAAAATTTAAAACGCTTAATGAGCAATATATCAGTATAAAAAATAAAGACTATAAATGTTCTAATATATAATAAGTCTTTATTTTCTTTAATTCCTCTTTAAGCTTAATTAGTTATAATTTCATTTCCTTTTTTAAAAAAAGGACTTAAAATCTTTTAAATTATAAAGTTTCACCAAGCTAGATTTTATAAATTAGGCTTTATCTTTTAAAGTTTTTTTATAAATCTTATTTTTTTAATTTAAACTTTTCTTTTAAAAATGATTTTTTGTTTTTGTTCTTGTTCTTTATAATTTAATATTGTTATTTCAATTCTTATGAGTCAATCTTTAAAATCTAAATAAGTGATCGATTGAGCCAAAAAAGATTTAGGCATAAGCAATTATGTAAAATCTATCAATCTAATATTAAGAATAAAAATAAAATTTTATTCTTTAAATATACTTTTTCTTTGAAGAAAAAGATTAAACTATCTATAATTATTATGGAGAGTTTGATCCTGGCTCAGAGTGAACGCTGGCGGCGTGCCTAATACATGCAAGTTGAACGATGAAACTTCTAGCTTGCTAGAAGTGGATTAGTGGCGCACGGGTGAGTAAGGTATAGTTAATCTGCCCTACACAAGAGGACAACAGTTGGAAACGACTGCTAATACTCTATACTCCTACTTAACACAAGTTAAGTAGGGAAAGTTTTTTCGGTGTAGGATGAGACTATATAGTATCAGTTAGTTGGTGAGGTAATGGCTCACCAAGACTATGACGCTTAACTGGTCTGAGAGGATGATCAGTCACACTGGAACTGAGACACGGTCCAGACTCCTACGGGAGGCAGCAGTAGGGAATATTGCGCAATGGGGGAAACCCTGACGCAGCAACGCCGCGTGGAGGATGACACTTTTCGGAGCGTAAACTCCTTTTCTTAGGGAAGAATTTTGACGGTACCTAAGGAATAAGCACCGGCTAACTCCGTGCCAGCAGCCGCGGTAATACGGAGGGTGCAAGCGTTACTCGGAATCACTGGGCGTAAAGGGCGCGTAGGCGGATTATCAAGTCTCTTGTGAAATCTAATGGCTTAACCATTAAACTGCTTGGGAAACTGATAATCTAGAGTAAGGTAGAGGCAGATGGAATTGGTGGTGTAGGGGTAAAATCCGTAGATATCACCAAGAATACCCATTGCGAAGGCGATCTGCTAGAACTTAACTGACGCTAAGGCGCGAAAGCGTGGGGAGCAAACAGGATTAGATACCCTGGTAGTCCACGCCCTAAACGATGTACACTAGTTGTTGGGGTGCTAGTCATCTCAGTAATGCAGCTAACGCATTAAGTGTACCGCCTGGGGAGTACGGTCGCAAGATTAAAACTCAAAGGAATAGACGGGGACCCGCACAAGCGGTGGAGCATGTGGTTTAATTCGAAGATACGCGAAGAACCTTACCTGGGCTTGATATCCTAAGAACCTTATAGAGATATGAGGGTGCTAGCTTGCTAGAACTTAGAGACAGGTGCTGCACGGCTGTCGTCAGCTCGTGTCGTGAGATGTTGGGTTAAGTCCCGCAACGAGCGCAACCCACGTATTTAGTTGCTAACAGTTTGGCTGAGCACTCTAAATAGACTGCCTTCGTAAGGAGGAGGAAGGTGTGGACGACGTCAAGTCATCATGGCCCTTATGCCCAGGGCGACACACGTGCTACAATGGCATATACAATAAGACGCAATACCGCAAGGTGGAGCAAATCTATAAAATATGTCTTAGTTCGGATTGTTCTCTGCAACTCGAGAGCATGAAGCCGGAATCGCTAGTAATCGTAGATCAGCCATGCTACGGTGAATACGTTCCCGGGTCTTGTACTCACCGCCCGTCACACCATGGGAGTTGATTTCACTCGAAGCCGGAATACTAAAATAGTTACCGTCCACAGTGGAATCAGCGACTGGGGTGAAGTCGTAACAAGGTAACCGTAGGAGAACCTGCGGTTGGATCACCTCCTTTCTAGAGTACAAAGTAACTAGTCTCACAACAGTTGCTTCAATATAAACTCAATCATCCTTGTTTAGATTTTAAAGATTGATAAAACAATTAAGAGCAGATGAGTATATCATCTTCCTAATGGGGAATTAGCTCAGCTGGGAGAGCGCCTGCTTTGCACGCAGGAGGTCAGCGGTTCGATCCCGCTATTCTCCACCATACAAAGGGCCTATAGCTCAGCTGGTTAGAGTGCACCCCTGATAAGGGTGAGGTCACAAG from Campylobacter hepaticus includes:
- a CDS encoding ABC-F family ATP-binding cassette domain-containing protein, with the translated sequence MVEIKNLTMRFTSQLLFENVNLKLVRGQRYGLIGANGAGKSTFLKILSGDLEANSGEVIFDEGIKIAVLGQDQFAFENYTIKDAVMCANKRLFDALKEKEKLYKSEEFNDEINERLSELEMISAEEDPNYDCETRCEKILSSLKIKDFNALMSTLPSADKFKVLLAQVLFLDADVLFLDEPTNNLDLDAISWLENELLRHEGTLVVISHNRHFLNKICTRILDVDFKQIRDFAGNYDDWYIASTLLAKQVELKRNKTLKEREELENFIHRFSANASKAKQATSRAKALEKLELEEIKISSRRDPSIVFRINREIGNEILEFKGISKTYDKDLFSNLQLKIEKNDKIALIGPNGVGKSTLAKIIANLVNPDQGNLHLGATIELGYFPQDTSNLICENLKLYEWLMSEKFKDLDEIRKCLGRMLFSGADQEKIVSSLSGGEKHRLMLSSLMLKRPNFLLLDEPDNHLDLESIIALGEALYNFKGVVLCISHDRELLSAFANRIWYLEKGKLIDFYGTYEEFLGENNG
- a CDS encoding IMPACT family protein, translating into MQTVNQIFQATIEVKKSNFLSFLCPFIEFKNLFQDLKNKHPKAVHFVYAYRTLNELNQIIEDKSDDKEPKGTAGMPTLNVLRKHNLINVGLITVRYFGGIKLGTGGLARAYNEAANTLIRNSILFTFKFEKNISIMIDLKILNRFEHFLKINLFNFTRDFKNEKAILHIKLNEKEKEKFEIFCQNFTPYEIERI
- a CDS encoding glycosyltransferase family 39 protein; this translates as MEKIKNFKFVILLLSFDILALLYGISTLSISTDEANIYFDQQKNSFIFSHNLLYYISHLGTFIFGQNDFGLRLPFLFFHFLSCLLLYLLALKYTKTQLDAFFSLLLFILLPGTVASALLLNAASLVIFLTLAILCAYEYKKKWLFYILLVGALFIDKSFNILFLTFFFFGIYKKNAILLTLSLILFGMSISFYGFDTGGRPRGYFLDTLGIFAACFSPLVFIYFFYTIYRLTFQKHKNLLWFLMSVTFVFCSLLSLRQKLFLDDFLPFCVICTPLLVKTLMQSYRVRLPVFRLKYKIFIECAIIFLILCYFVIVANQILYFFINEPQRHFANNYHFVKELALELKKEGVLELKTEPNLQKRLQFYGIKDSKVVYLKLLNNRKKINPNEKIIKIKFGKYEKIYQIINYD
- a CDS encoding ATP-binding protein, which produces MIKAFSFLEVILMILILNIIFSLGNIYLKKDYLLEGASQILNDIQYTRTLAMMQESFRIDELAVAKKEWYKSRWQIYFIKSAATNYDQTYTIFLDKNGDGNANLGKKEANLDREIAVDIVNPNKLMNSGQSGVIDKDNERTTKRFNITKRFGIEKVEFKGSCSGATRLIFDDLGRVYSPLKNANNIYEKTLAKKNSNCIIRLSSKKHTLCILIDTLSGYAYIPKFKTLNEQYISIKNKDYKCSNI